ATTGCATAATAGGTCGAAAACTTGGCATTTGAGAACCCGAAATCTTCGTTGCATTCTAGGCCTGAACGCTACACCGGAGTTTCTACTATGCATTTCGCGCGATTTGACCGCATTCGTCTGGCCCACCTGCCAACGCCGCTTGAGCCGATGGACCGGCTGTCCGAAGCTCTGGGCGGCCCCCGTCTCTGGATTAAAAGGGACGATTGCACCGGTGTGTCCACCGGCGGCAACAAAACCCGCAAGCTTGAATTCCTGATGGGCGAGGCTTTGGCACAGAAAGCCGATGTGGTCATCACCCAAGGCGCGACCCAATCGAACCATGTCCGTCAGACCGCCGCGTTTTGCGCGCGGCTGGGGCTTGAGTGTCACGCGATCCTTGAAAACCGGACCAATTCCAACGATCCCGACTACCGCTCCAACGGCAACATCCTTCTGGATGCGCTTCACGGGGCCACGCTTGAACATGTGCCGGGCGACACCGACATGGTGGCCGCCTGTGAAACAGCCGCAGCCGAGCTGCGCGCCAAGGGCAAAAACCCCTATATCATCCCCGGCGGCGGCTCGAACCCTGTTGGGGCGCTTGGCTATGCCAATTGCGCGCTGGAACTGGTGAATCAAGCCAACGACATGGGGCTGGAGATCTCTCGTGTGGTTCACGCCACCGGATCGGCCGGAACCCAGGCCGGGCTGGTGACGGGCCTGCGGGCTCTCAATTCCGGCATCCCGCTGCTCGGGATCGGTGTGCGCGCGCCCAAGGACAAGCAGGAAGCCAATGTGTTCAAGCTCGCCCAAGCAACAGCCGAAAAGCTGGGCTGCCCCGGCGTGGTGTCGCGCGGTGATGTCGAGGCCAACACCGACTATGTCGGCGCAGGCTATGGCATTCCGAACGACGGCACCATCGAAGCCATCGAGATGTTTGCCCGATACGAGGCAATTCTGCTCGATCCGGTTTATTCCGGCAAAGGCGCGGCGGGGTTGATTGACCTTGTGCGCAAGAACGCCTTTGATCCGAGCGAGAACATCGTTTTCGTTCACACCGGCGGGTCGGCGGGGCTGTTCGGCTATCGCGCCTCGTTTGACGAGCCGCAGCTGGTCACGCTGTCGGCCTGAACACGCCAGAGACCGGACCAGAGCAAGAGCATCGGAACAGGATCATGAGCAAGACGATAGGCGTGCTGGGCGGCATGGGGCCAGAGGCGACCATCTTGATGATGTCGCGCCTGCTGGCCGCCACGCCCGCCTCGGATGACGCCGATCACATTCCGCTGCTCGTTGATAGCAACACGCAAGTGCCTTCGCGGATTGCCCATCTGATCGAAAAGACCGGCGAAGACCCGACCCCGGCCCTTGTTGCCATGGCGCAAAGGCTGGCCGCAGGCGGCGCGGCGTTTCTGGCCATGCCCTGTAACACGGCGCATAGCTATTATCCGGCAATTGCCGGATCGGTGCAGGTGCCCGTCTTGAACATGGTCGAGCTGACGGCCGATGCGGTGGTGCGCACCTCCCCCAAGGGCCGGTCGGCATCCTCGCCTCGCCCGCAGTCGAGATCACCGGCGTGTTCGCCCGCGCCTTTTCAGCGCGTGGCCGCGATGTCATCTATCCGGTCGACCGTGACCTTGTCCTGACGGCGATCCGCGCCATCAAAGGAGGAGATATTGCCGCCGCTTTGCCTATACTCGAAGCCGCAGCAGGCGAGCTTGCCCAAGCGGGCGCGCGTGTCGCCGTGATCGGCTGCTCTGAGTTTTCGATTGTCGCGGAGCACCTGTCGCATGCGCCCCTCGCGCTGATCGACAGTCTCGACGTTTTGGTGGACGCTTGTGTCACAGGCGCGAGCGACTAAGCCAGTTTATCCTAGCAGGGAGCCATGTTGGCCAAATGACCGTCACCTATCTGAAATCGGCCTTGCCGCAACCGCCCGAACAGAAAATCGCATTGCGCGATCAGGTCACGGATATCCTGTTGGCCATTGAAAAGGGCGGCGAGGCAGAGGCGCTGGCCTTTGCCCGCAAGTTCGACAATTGGGAGGGCGATGTCGTCGTCACCCCCGAAGAGATCAAAGCCGCCACCGCGCGTCTTGCGCCATCAGTGCGTGAGGACATTG
This genomic window from Rhodobacteraceae bacterium D3-12 contains:
- a CDS encoding D-cysteine desulfhydrase is translated as MHFARFDRIRLAHLPTPLEPMDRLSEALGGPRLWIKRDDCTGVSTGGNKTRKLEFLMGEALAQKADVVITQGATQSNHVRQTAAFCARLGLECHAILENRTNSNDPDYRSNGNILLDALHGATLEHVPGDTDMVAACETAAAELRAKGKNPYIIPGGGSNPVGALGYANCALELVNQANDMGLEISRVVHATGSAGTQAGLVTGLRALNSGIPLLGIGVRAPKDKQEANVFKLAQATAEKLGCPGVVSRGDVEANTDYVGAGYGIPNDGTIEAIEMFARYEAILLDPVYSGKGAAGLIDLVRKNAFDPSENIVFVHTGGSAGLFGYRASFDEPQLVTLSA
- a CDS encoding aspartate/glutamate racemase family protein; the encoded protein is MSKTIGVLGGMGPEATILMMSRLLAATPASDDADHIPLLVDSNTQVPSRIAHLIEKTGEDPTPALVAMAQRLAAGGAAFLAMPCNTAHSYYPAIAGSVQVPVLNMVELTADAVVRTSPKGRSASSPRPQSRSPACSPAPFQRVAAMSSIRSTVTLS
- a CDS encoding aspartate/glutamate racemase family protein, translated to MFARAFSARGRDVIYPVDRDLVLTAIRAIKGGDIAAALPILEAAAGELAQAGARVAVIGCSEFSIVAEHLSHAPLALIDSLDVLVDACVTGASD